The Arvicola amphibius chromosome 4, mArvAmp1.2, whole genome shotgun sequence genome includes the window AGGAAGCAACAGCAACACAAAGCCTGAACACAAGGATGAATCCAAAAGTGAGGCGAATCCTATCTCTACAGTCTGGCTTCAGGCTCTGAGTTGAGACTGTATGGCCAGGGAGATCAAGCCCATAGTCTGGTCTGGGTCCTTCTCCCTTGCACTCGCAGATGCCAGTTTCACCCATGCCTATCCTTGATCTCACAAAGTAGAGGATCATCTGCAACCTCCGGGCTTGGCTGGTGCCTGGACAGATGCCAAGCCTCATGGATGGGGTGTGGGGGCTCGCCTCTGCTGAAACACCTACCTGGTGAAaaaggccagctctcctgcccttGGTGTGGCCTCCGTTGACTGGAGACACTGCTTTGCTGTAAGACACCAGACAGAAGATGCAGGGATTGGGGAAGGTTTGCCTATCCCAGACCTGCCCTCAAGGACTCCAGGAGGCCCTGTACCTTGCGAGATGCTGCAGTTGCCAGTCTGGGGGTCACAGGGACACTGGTGATCACACTGGCAAGGACTCTGGCAACCTGGCCCATACCAGCCCAGAGGACACTCTGTGGAGAGGAAATGGTGGCAGACAGGTTTCACCTTAGAGGGCAGGGTCTATACTGTTATTGAACAGCCTGGCTCTTGGAATGTGTGCAGGGCCATGCTGAAAGAGATGTCCCCTGACCCCTGGGGTCAGCTCTCAAAGGTAACCCAGTTGCACACAGGGTTGTGGTTCAGTTTCTGATATGCATgggaccctgggtttgattcccagtatccatggtgggaggtggaagcaggaagcagctgttcaaggccatccttggctacgtagtgagttagaggacagcctagGCTGCAGTAGGTCCccatttcaaataaaaaacaagcatATCGCCTGACTCTAGGGGGGGCTCTAGAGCTGATGACTATAAAACAAAGAGACAGGGAATGGGAAGTGCACCGAGGCTGAACCCGAGTGACACCACCCACGCCTAGgaatacgggggggggggggggggggggggggggggggctgacttCAAGGTGTTAAGGACTTTGGTGGATCTCCTTCAGGGCTGTGGCCTGACCACACCTTGTTTTTTGCTGTTGGTCTTTGGAATTGAGTGGACAGTGCTGAAATCCAGCCTCCTACTTGGGAATTTTTCAGCAAATTCAGGAGGATGTAAAGAGATTTGCATGTGAAGTGAGAAGGGGCTCTGAAGGCCACTTCCAAGCCAGCAGCAGGGGCGAAGGCATTGCAACAGCTTCATGCCGCCAGGCCACCCTCTCCAGGAGCTTTTGCAGGCCACTGGAGCGCTCACCTTCACTGCAGTTGAATCCCGTCCATCCGGCATCACAGCGGCAGCCAGCTGCAAAagaccatggaggccagaggcaggccTGGCGTGAGAGAACTGGGGTCCCACCAGAGCGCCACCCTCCTCGTGGGCTCCCCACTCACTCTCTGTGCACAGCCCATGCTGGCTGCAGTTGGAGGGGCCACAGTCTAGCTCGTTGCAGGCGGCACCCCGCCAGAAGCGGCTGGTGCATTCACAGCGGCCATCCACACAGGTCCCGTGGCCACTGCAGTTGGGCGGCTGGCAGTGGGgttcatgcacacataccacagtgGACACACGGCGGGGACAGCGCCACATGTTGTCCTGGCTGTGGGGGAGTCATTGTGAGGAGAGGTCTTGGCCTTGGTGTTGGCCTCTTAAGTCTCTGCTGCAGCCTATGAAGGCTGCTCTAGCTTGCTTCCATCTCCATCCTGACACTTGTGGTCCTGCATGTGCAcgtatgtttgcacacacactaggggatgcacatgtgcgtgtgcatacaGAGTCAGGACCACCTTAGGTACccagcatttattttattcattttgttgttatctctCTGGCCTGGACCTTgctaagtaggctaggctggccaacCTGATGGTCAGGGtcacctgtctcctcctccaaataccgggattgcaagcatgtgccactcacatctggcttttaaatgtgggttctggagcttgaactcaggtcctctgcttgCAAGGCAAACCGTTTTCCTGTTGAGCAGTAGCTTGAGCCTCTTGTGGGGCCATTTACAGGCTCTCCACCTTGCATACACTGTGCCTTTTGGTGGAGGGCTCGCTCAATGCTGGCCAGCCATGGCCTCGGCTCCTACTTCACTATCCTGACCACAGTCCCAGGTTTCCGCAGCACACTGAGGAAAGAGATCTTGGctcacagccaggcggtggtggcacacacctttaatttcagcactcaggagacagaggcaggtggatctctgtgagtttgaggtcagcctgctttacagagtgagtgccagaacagccaggactgttacacagagaaaccctatcgcCTGGCATAGAGCAGGGTCTCAATATTGACTGACTGAGACAGATGAAGGTAGGCCAGGGCTTCCATTCTCACCAAGGTGGCTGAGGTGCTCTTACCAGTGATCTGAAGGGTAACTGGCCAGGCTCCCGTTGAGCACAAAGGTAGCAGAACCACCTCCATCCAGGTTGATGGCATTGACCACATCTTGTTTCAGCAGGAACTCCGCCATCTCCCATAGGTTGATGCTGTGCAGAAGGGGTGTGTAGCTGAGGTCGGCAGGTAAATACTATCACTCCTATGGGGCAGGTGAAACTTCTAGAATGGCTCAAAGCTGCCTTGTCCCACCCACTGCCCAGAAACTATCAGAAGGTGAGGTTAACTGAGCATAGACATCCCCgaggattcctgggactcacCCACGCTGCTCCGTCTGTCCATCTGCATGGAAGAGTACGAGCTGCCCCTTACGGTCATGACCCACAGCTGTCCTGGCCGATATCACGTTCACAAATTTACTAAAAGAGCCTGAAGGAGAAGGGGCCTGGCTGGTTACCCAGACCTCCAGGGGACCCTCTGTACTCTTCAACTTTCTCTCTTTTGATGGAACCCAGCACCTTATGTATGTAAGGCAAGTACTGGATCACTGAGGCACATCCCAACTCCACCTTCCGTGAGCCTCCATGACACAGACAGAAGACTCTTCAAGTGACCTGAGTCTCCAGTAGAAACCTCTGTGTCGGTAGAACAAAGGTCTTGCATGAATCCTTGGCCTTGTTTCTGTGGTTTCCCCCTCACTTAGCAGCTACTCTCTGCCTTAGGGCCTTGCACTCTGCACTCTGACTGGGAACTGTATGCCTCTGCCCTGGGTCTTCTGACAGCTTGTTCTTTAGATCCAAGACAGCCTCCTCagtcatccccccacccccccccccccccccactatccACCCTGAAATAGCCAGAGACTCTCAGGACCAAAGCATCCTCTCTCACCCCAGCACTCTGCACTCTGGaggtgtgcacgcatgtgtacacacctatggggggggggcagaggacaacctcgggTGTTGCTCCTCGAATGCCTTGCACTttctgtttgaaacagggtctcaccatgtaggtTAGGTTATCTGGCTATTCAGAGACCCACCCATCTCCACCTCGTAGCTCACTCTCCCTGGGACTGCAAGCGTGCACCCCGGCACTTgactttttatgtgttttctgggacctgaacttgggcTCTCATGCtttcaaggcaaacactttactgccCAAGCCAACTCACCAGCCCACACCCAAGTGGCTCTTAAACTTGAGCATCTATTGGAGTCACCAAGGAAGACCCTGCACACCTGGCTGTAGGGACTTAACCAGCGGTTCCTGATGGGAGTTGTAAGGTGGTGGGCTCATGGTTCTGCCTTTATGACAAGCTCCATGGCTGTGCGGAGGCCACTATCCCACAGATCTGCAGCACTTTCCTCGTACCTGTGCATCTGTTCCCCAcctgtcccctttctccttctttcttttttggcacTTACCAACTCTTTCCAGCTTATTGCCAAATGTTTCCCTCCTAAGGAAGACTGAAGTCCCACGACTCCTGCCATAGCGCTAAACACTGCATAGCTGATCAGTAAATGTTCGGGAACACTGAAGAGTAGCCTACTCACACTGTTCCTGGGTCTCAAGACAGCTGATACTGGGACCAGGAAGgtgactcagagggtaaaggtgcctCTTGTCACacttgacagcctgagttcaacaCTCAggactcacatgatggaaggtGAGAacgagctgtcctctgaccttccccCACACACTATGGCACATGCCCCcctcctgtgcacacacaaagtaaataaatcaaaatataataacaataaaaaagaaagcactaCAGCTGCCTCCCTTCCTGACCTGTCTCCTGCGTCTCATCACACTCGATGGCTTGGCTCTCGTTGATGTAGATGCTTCCGTTGCGGACGAGCCACACAACTCCACTCAGCAGCTGCACGAATGGATTCACGGTGTCCAGGACCTCCTCCTCAGATAGGTATCTGgaagcaggaaggcaggaggctcacTCACGGGCAGGAACAACTCCAGGCTTTTCTgcaattttcttaatttattcacTAATTAGCAGCTGTTGGACTCTGGTGTCCTGGCTGCTTAAGCAAAAgtcaaatcaatcaatcaatcagacAAGCCTTATACCAGCATCAGTGGTCTAGAACACTCCATAGAGATTTCGAGGCAGTCACACAAAGACCGCACCAATTGCTAGGGTTTCTGAAGGCCTCAGTCAGGGCTGTTTGAAACAGTTTGTGCCAAAGTTTTTGCAGGATGACCCTGTAACCATTCCTACTTAAGTCAAAGGGAGAGGGTATCCCCTGGTAGCCTAATGGGTGCCAAAGAGGCAAGGCTGCGACTGGTGCAAATGCAAGCCTTTATTTGCGTGCTAGGTGTGCTGTGATTGGTGCAGATACTCTTCTCTGAATGTGCAACAGGTGATCAGTTGAGTTGGGAAGTGAACTGGAAGATGCTCTCTTGTGTTTCCTCCCCTGTGCATCTACATTAGACACAATGAAAGAATTTTCTTCTCTTGCCATCTTTAGTAACATGTACTGACCTGATAACACAAAGAAGTAGCACTGCTGGACGGTGGCgggagcctttaatcccagtactcaggaggcagaggcaggaggatctctgagtttagtTCCAAaacaggattgttacacagagaaaccctgtcttgaaaaaacaaccaaacaaacaaacaaaaaaggaagaagtagCACTGAGTAGGACAGAAGAGGCAACAGCTTGGCAGCTAACAAGTAGGAGGATGGACTGGAAAGATAGCCCAATGGGTGAAAACCTTTTCACCCAAGCATGAGGACTCGAGTTtagatgcccagcacccatgtaaaagtggGGTGAGGCTGcgaacatctgtaatcctagcgctGCGGATGGATTGGGGAAACAAGAGGCCAGGTGGGGTCTGCTGGCCAGCCAGGTTAatggaatcagtgagctccagattcagacCTTTTTATCAGCAAATAAGACAAGAGAACAAGAGACGCCGCTTGAAatcaaactctggcctccacacattggcccacacacattcacacataaaaaaaaaaaggtgagtgtGGACCATCATAGAAAGAGCAGTGGGGGTAACTGAGACAGTGGCCACGGCAACAATATAGCTGAACAGTCTGAAGGCGAGCCCAAGAGGTGAACAAGAGAGACAATGGAAGTGTGGAGAGGATGAAACTCTGAGGTtgaaggacagagtcagggaaGAGAAACTACAGGCGCTGGTCACTGGAACAGTTGTGGCCCTGGCTGCTATTGAAGGATGAAGATCGAGAGGCCTGAGCAGGCCCCAAAACTGCAACCAGGGGCTGCTAAGAACCGGGGAAAGCCCACGTTCCATGCTTGGCAAAAACTGTTCATCTCCTAAGAAAGCTTGGACACTAGATGGTGCAATCTTctactgcctgcctgctgccacttctGGTTGCTGTCAAATTTCAGAGGTACAGAAACTGTCAAAGAGGTCACTCGACAAGCTCCTTGTCTACCCAGAATTTCTATCCGGGATAGCAAAAGGCCTCCAGCTAGCTTTTTAGGACTTACTTGTCCATAACTCTATATTATTTCCAATTGGTTCCATGGCTTCGCTGAAcatgaaatgtttgttttctctatttctagGGAAAGTTCACTAAGGCACAAACTGTGCGTTCAGGCTCATGGTCGCCTATCCAGGACCCAACACACGGCCTGGTCACAGGAGCAAGCATTCAGTGACACACGAGTAAACTTCAAAGAAGTTGTCAGCGTCCCCATTCTTAAGGTGAATGGGAAGCTTGGTTAGGTAATCTGGGCACGGAGGGATAGCGCTAATGCACATCGGAGACCTTCTGCCCTCGAAATCCCCGGGGTTCCCCACCTCCTCACCCGGTGACCAAAGTCCCGTCGCGGCGGATCCCGAACTGCGCGTTCTGCAGCCCCCCGGAACTGCTCACCAGCCGCCCGTCGCTCACCACGTTCCCCAAGCACTCGCCGGTGCCCATGCGGAAGAAGCCACCGTTCTGGGCGACGAGGCAACCGGCCGGGACGGCTGTGTCCTCCACGGTGGAGCGGCGCTTCTGCGCGCAGCCTCCGGGTCCCCCGGGCTCCAGCACCGAGAAAGTGCTCAGAGGCGCGGCGACCCGTGTCAGGTGGCCGGCCACCGCGCGGCCCCCGAAGTGCGACACAAAAGTGCGTACGGCCGCGCCGTGGCTCTCGTCAGGGGTCGCGGGCGGCGGAGGCCAGCTCTCGTGCTCGCGGCTGCCGGCGCGCACCCGGGCGCAGTCCCGCGAGGGACGTGTGCGCGCGAGTGGGTAAGGCAGCAGCAGGTCATCGTCGCGGGAAAGCCTGCGGGGGACGGGGCGATCGTGAGCTCCGGGGGCTGTGCCCGAGAGCACATAGGACAGGGGGACCCCAGCAGGGCGGCCCCGGCAGCTGCACTCACCCCGAGCCCAGGCTGCACCACGCCACTCCGAGCAAGCCGAGCAGCGAGGACAGGAAGAGCAGCCCGCGCCTCCTGGGCGCCGCCATATTGGATTGGGGCTCCGGTCACGTGGGCCCGCCCCACGTGACTCCAGGCTAGCTGGTGGGTGCTTCCAGATTCCAAAGGCCCAAATACCTTCCTGTTTTACTCCTCCAGATTTCATGAGGGAGGGTAAGGCTGGAAGGGCGATAggtaacttttaatatttatttgtttatgggttttttttcaaTAGAGGGGACAGCTCTCGCtctctagatcaggttggtctcgaaatcacagagatcctcctgcctctgcctccggaatgctgtgattaaaggcgcgGGTCACCATCACCCggcaactttttatttttatatgctgtaaaactcagaaaataatcaaaaactCAAGAATGGGGCCTGGGAATGTGTAAGTTGGTATACTGCTTGCTTACTGTGCTCAAAGCTCTAGGTTCCAAAGCGGAAATGGTGGTTT containing:
- the Nagpa gene encoding N-acetylglucosamine-1-phosphodiester alpha-N-acetylglucosaminidase — protein: MAAPRRRGLLFLSSLLGLLGVAWCSLGSGLSRDDDLLLPYPLARTRPSRDCARVRAGSREHESWPPPPATPDESHGAAVRTFVSHFGGRAVAGHLTRVAAPLSTFSVLEPGGPGGCAQKRRSTVEDTAVPAGCLVAQNGGFFRMGTGECLGNVVSDGRLVSSSGGLQNAQFGIRRDGTLVTGYLSEEEVLDTVNPFVQLLSGVVWLVRNGSIYINESQAIECDETQETGSFSKFVNVISARTAVGHDRKGQLVLFHADGQTEQRGINLWEMAEFLLKQDVVNAINLDGGGSATFVLNGSLASYPSDHCQDNMWRCPRRVSTVVCVHEPHCQPPNCSGHGTCVDGRCECTSRFWRGAACNELDCGPSNCSQHGLCTETGCRCDAGWTGFNCSEECPLGWYGPGCQSPCQCDHQCPCDPQTGNCSISQAKQCLQSTEATPRAGELAFFTRTTWLVLTLILVVLLLISMVVNVNLILGSKAERNRHLDGDYVYHPLQEMNGELLAAEKEQTEDTCNPFKD